From one Halosimplex rubrum genomic stretch:
- a CDS encoding cold-shock protein has product MASGKVDFFNDTGGYGFIETEDADDDVFFHMEDVGGPDLEEGQEVEFDIEQADKGPRATNLERL; this is encoded by the coding sequence ATGGCCTCCGGAAAGGTCGACTTCTTCAACGACACCGGCGGTTACGGTTTCATCGAGACTGAGGACGCGGACGACGACGTCTTCTTCCACATGGAAGACGTCGGCGGCCCCGACCTCGAAGAAGGTCAGGAAGTCGAGTTCGACATCGAGCAGGCGGACAAGGGTCCGCGAGCGACCAACCTGGAGCGCCTCTAA
- a CDS encoding cold-shock protein has product MASGKVDFFNDTGGYGFIETEDADDDVFFHMEDVGGPDLEEGQEVEFDIEQADKGPRATNLERL; this is encoded by the coding sequence ATGGCATCCGGTAAGGTTGATTTCTTCAACGACACGGGCGGTTACGGTTTCATCGAGACTGAGGACGCTGACGACGACGTTTTCTTCCACATGGAGGACGTGGGCGGTCCGGACCTCGAAGAGGGACAGGAAGTGGAGTTCGACATCGAGCAGGCCGACAAGGGCCCGCGAGCGACCAACCTGGAGCGCCTCTAA
- a CDS encoding DUF429 domain-containing protein, whose protein sequence is MSDVAEPLYVGAAWSEGSWFAVAFDRSGFDHAAVFDEVGDLWVRYEERAERVLVDVPVGLVEEGEEGRRCDDLARRVLGPMSDAVVTPPVREATRKRRYPAAQRVNERKAGRGISERAFAMSDGIVAVDELLQNVPEARAAFAASQSEVCFRAFAGEPLEHDTAYAAGYAERMRTLAQHDRDAPPVVQAAAAATEGYEVAVADVLDAVALAYTAAPGDGTLRTLPADPPTDAVGLPMAITYRADAPLVAE, encoded by the coding sequence ATGAGCGATGTCGCCGAACCGCTGTACGTCGGCGCGGCCTGGTCGGAGGGATCGTGGTTCGCGGTGGCGTTCGACCGTTCGGGGTTCGACCACGCCGCGGTCTTCGACGAGGTCGGGGACCTGTGGGTCCGCTACGAGGAGCGCGCCGAGCGCGTCCTCGTGGACGTGCCGGTCGGCCTCGTCGAGGAGGGCGAGGAGGGCCGGCGCTGTGACGACCTCGCGCGGCGCGTGCTGGGGCCGATGAGCGACGCGGTCGTCACGCCGCCGGTCAGGGAGGCGACGCGCAAGCGCCGCTACCCCGCCGCCCAGCGCGTCAACGAGCGCAAAGCCGGTCGCGGCATCTCCGAGCGGGCGTTCGCGATGAGCGACGGGATCGTCGCCGTCGACGAACTCCTCCAGAACGTCCCCGAGGCTCGGGCGGCCTTCGCGGCCTCCCAGTCGGAGGTCTGCTTCCGCGCGTTCGCGGGCGAACCCCTCGAACACGACACGGCCTACGCCGCGGGGTACGCCGAACGGATGCGGACGCTCGCCCAGCACGACCGCGACGCGCCGCCGGTCGTCCAGGCTGCCGCCGCGGCCACCGAAGGGTACGAGGTCGCCGTCGCCGACGTGCTCGACGCGGTCGCGCTGGCCTACACCGCCGCCCCGGGCGACGGCACCCTCCGGACGCTCCCCGCGGACCCGCCGACCGACGCCGTCGGCCTCCCGATGGCTATCACCTACCGCGCCGACGCCCCGCTCGTGGCCGAGTAG
- a CDS encoding DNA cytosine methyltransferase codes for MGSQDIEYVDLFAGAGGLSEGLENAGFEPLHAVEVDDDARATYAENRDGFEPDDLTEDIRDVDSHEIPEIVGRDSVDLVAGGPPCQGFSEVVSPDGSDDRNHLFTDFIRWVDELRPDAAIFENVRGMENTADGKFLDAVKESFANIGYEVTPNVVTASDFGVPQHRRRLIVLAFRGEAPEHSIDGFEMDPVRTPGVIGGIGDLPEVTAGEEATEYDQPPETVIQDDLRGDNDELTMHQAANHDEDMVEMIAHISDGGNRTEIPDELQPSSGYHNSYSRLDSREPAVAITSNMSKPSSARCIHPFQDRGLTPREGARLQTFPDSYRFTGGLVSIRQQIGNAVPPYLGEALGYYLKEAVYEMETTDEDRDRIKTIRSGALPVEQFRERRDAIGGPTKQATLEFTD; via the coding sequence ATGGGCAGTCAGGATATCGAGTACGTCGATCTCTTCGCCGGCGCCGGGGGGCTCTCGGAGGGACTGGAAAACGCGGGGTTCGAGCCGCTCCACGCCGTCGAAGTGGACGACGACGCCCGGGCGACGTACGCGGAAAATCGGGACGGGTTCGAACCGGACGACCTGACCGAAGACATCCGGGACGTCGACTCCCACGAGATCCCCGAGATAGTGGGCCGGGACTCGGTCGATCTCGTGGCCGGCGGCCCGCCGTGTCAGGGCTTTTCGGAAGTCGTGAGCCCTGACGGGTCGGACGACCGGAATCACCTGTTCACCGACTTCATCCGGTGGGTCGACGAACTGCGACCGGACGCAGCGATATTCGAGAACGTCCGCGGGATGGAGAACACCGCCGACGGGAAGTTCCTCGACGCGGTCAAGGAGTCGTTCGCCAACATCGGCTACGAGGTGACGCCGAACGTCGTCACGGCGTCCGACTTCGGCGTCCCACAGCACAGACGACGGCTGATCGTACTCGCGTTCAGGGGTGAAGCGCCGGAGCACTCCATCGACGGATTCGAGATGGACCCGGTCCGGACACCGGGTGTCATCGGCGGCATCGGAGACCTCCCGGAAGTAACGGCTGGGGAGGAAGCGACCGAGTACGATCAACCTCCGGAGACGGTGATTCAGGACGACCTCCGGGGCGACAACGACGAGCTGACGATGCATCAGGCGGCCAACCACGACGAGGACATGGTGGAGATGATCGCTCACATCTCCGACGGCGGGAACCGGACGGAGATCCCGGACGAACTCCAGCCGTCGTCGGGGTATCACAACTCGTACTCCCGTCTGGATTCTCGGGAGCCCGCCGTGGCAATCACCTCGAACATGTCCAAGCCGTCGAGCGCTCGGTGTATCCATCCGTTCCAGGACCGCGGGCTCACGCCGCGCGAGGGCGCGCGGCTCCAGACGTTCCCCGATTCGTACCGATTCACCGGCGGACTCGTCTCGATTCGACAACAGATCGGGAACGCGGTACCGCCGTATCTCGGTGAGGCGCTGGGCTACTATCTCAAAGAGGCCGTGTACGAGATGGAGACGACCGACGAGGACCGGGACCGGATCAAAACCATCCGCTCCGGGGCGCTCCCGGTCGAACAATTCCGAGAACGGCGCGATGCGATCGGCGGACCGACGAAACAAGCGACGCTCGAATTCACCGACTGA
- a CDS encoding acyl-CoA thioesterase family protein: MGRERSEREREVISEFLSDYFPERCGNGTQGKLREADGESSDEISDSELGEIESMVDRVEDAFSTSKGTLGLAIDFLMVAEQLSRVDDRLSGFDGSIDRVQILDWYENTAKTTLTPKYDGERFSIRSVHNDVIDLFREDLERTNFPSSPGHHTGEWERYDDLLESSFRLSSAGRFEAAQRIFDLGLEELAARAFDTREPPFPDPLREILNDYERSHPEEEGGLTYQALCYGYVKAKWSHLSFRASKVRTGSSRQHRHGDIDGYYGPDLMLSVEVKDRDILTTNVDSELGTMIELAERTNVVVVAVCKHVDEGAANILDTAGVRVVTDEDIDAELPLWDYHKQNRAIQGMVHFLASIEEDPAAVQRLLRFIQTVDPENPALAHLSGDE, from the coding sequence ATGGGGCGTGAACGGTCAGAGCGGGAGCGAGAGGTGATATCCGAGTTTCTCTCCGACTACTTTCCGGAGCGGTGCGGGAACGGCACACAGGGGAAGCTCCGCGAGGCGGACGGTGAGAGTTCCGACGAGATATCGGATTCGGAACTGGGAGAGATCGAGTCGATGGTCGACCGGGTCGAGGACGCGTTCAGTACGTCGAAGGGGACGCTCGGGCTCGCGATCGACTTTCTCATGGTTGCGGAACAGCTGTCCCGAGTCGACGACCGCCTCTCGGGGTTCGACGGTTCCATCGATCGGGTTCAGATCCTGGACTGGTACGAGAACACCGCGAAGACGACGCTCACCCCGAAGTACGACGGTGAGCGGTTCTCGATCCGGTCGGTCCACAACGACGTGATCGACCTGTTCCGCGAGGATCTCGAGCGGACGAACTTCCCCAGCTCACCCGGACACCACACGGGAGAGTGGGAGCGGTACGACGACCTGCTGGAGTCCAGTTTCCGACTGTCGAGCGCGGGCCGGTTCGAAGCCGCGCAACGAATCTTCGACCTCGGGCTAGAGGAACTCGCGGCGCGGGCGTTCGACACCCGAGAGCCGCCGTTCCCGGATCCACTGAGGGAGATATTGAACGACTACGAACGGAGCCACCCCGAAGAGGAAGGCGGACTCACCTATCAGGCACTCTGCTACGGGTACGTGAAAGCGAAGTGGTCACATCTGTCCTTCCGGGCGAGCAAAGTCCGGACGGGATCGTCTCGACAGCACCGGCACGGCGATATCGACGGATACTACGGCCCCGATCTGATGCTCTCCGTCGAAGTGAAGGACCGAGACATCCTCACCACGAACGTCGACAGCGAACTCGGAACGATGATAGAACTGGCCGAGCGGACGAACGTGGTGGTCGTCGCGGTCTGCAAACACGTAGACGAGGGGGCTGCGAACATCCTGGATACCGCGGGTGTACGCGTCGTCACCGACGAGGATATCGACGCAGAACTGCCACTCTGGGACTATCACAAGCAGAACCGAGCGATCCAGGGGATGGTCCACTTCCTGGCGAGCATCGAAGAGGACCCCGCGGCGGTTCAGCGACTGCTTCGATTTATCCAGACGGTGGACCCGGAGAACCCGGCGTTGGCACATCTCTCGGGTGACGAGTAG
- a CDS encoding TIGR00266 family protein, which yields MEHEISHRPSYAQLTLDLGPGESVRSEAGAMVSKSPSVDVETSAEGGIFKSISRSLFGGESFFMNTFSAPDGGQIQLAPALSGDVQHHDLGDETLYVQSSSFLASDPTVEVDTEFGGTKTFFGGEGLFLLRLSGSGPVFLSSYGAIDEHEVTADESFVVDTGHIVAFEGSLSFDVRKVGGLKSTLFSGEGLVCEFSGEGTVWTQTRSPDAFLSWLIPKIPQRNTTTTT from the coding sequence ATGGAGCACGAGATCTCCCACAGACCTTCCTACGCACAGTTGACCCTCGACCTCGGCCCGGGCGAGTCCGTCCGGTCGGAGGCGGGCGCGATGGTGAGCAAGTCGCCGTCGGTCGACGTGGAGACGAGCGCCGAGGGCGGCATCTTCAAGTCCATCTCGCGGTCGCTGTTCGGCGGGGAATCGTTCTTCATGAACACCTTCTCGGCGCCCGACGGCGGGCAGATACAGCTGGCGCCGGCCCTGTCGGGCGACGTGCAACACCACGACCTCGGCGACGAGACACTGTACGTCCAGTCGTCGTCGTTCCTGGCGTCGGACCCGACGGTCGAGGTGGACACCGAGTTCGGCGGCACGAAGACCTTCTTCGGCGGCGAAGGGCTCTTTCTGCTGCGGCTGTCGGGGAGCGGTCCCGTCTTCCTGTCGAGCTACGGCGCCATCGACGAACACGAGGTGACCGCCGACGAGTCGTTCGTCGTCGACACGGGCCACATCGTCGCCTTCGAGGGGTCGCTGTCGTTCGACGTGCGGAAGGTCGGCGGGCTGAAGTCGACGCTGTTCAGCGGCGAGGGGCTCGTCTGCGAGTTCTCCGGCGAGGGGACCGTCTGGACCCAGACCCGCAGCCCAGACGCGTTCCTCTCGTGGCTCATCCCGAAGATCCCCCAGCGGAACACGACCACGACGACCTGA
- a CDS encoding LLM class oxidoreductase, whose amino-acid sequence MTDHANRGYRRLFGDGFSVGLFFPITTADGPVPPLGEQTELAAYAEDLGFDALWFRDVPLFWPRFDDAGQVYDPWVFLSHIAANTDEVALATGSIVLPLRHPLHVAKAAASVDRLSDGRLVLGVASGDRPPEYPAFGVDEDDAGELFRESVRTLRTVWAEEYPELDTPFGTLDGSMDLLPKPTTETLPLLVTGHAGQSPEWIGEHGDGWVYYQRTAADVAEQVDDWRAVAGEKPYVQVLHVALAEDPTAGPERIHQGYAAGTDWLREHVRDLRDAGVDHVMVNVRQTDPDRDVRAVLDQFADEVLDAL is encoded by the coding sequence ATGACAGACCACGCGAACCGCGGGTATCGTCGGCTGTTCGGCGACGGCTTCTCCGTCGGCCTGTTCTTCCCGATCACGACCGCCGACGGCCCGGTCCCGCCGCTGGGCGAGCAGACCGAACTCGCCGCCTACGCCGAGGACCTGGGGTTCGACGCGCTGTGGTTCCGCGACGTGCCGCTGTTCTGGCCGCGGTTCGACGACGCCGGCCAGGTGTACGACCCCTGGGTGTTCCTCTCGCATATCGCCGCCAACACCGACGAGGTGGCGCTGGCGACGGGCAGTATCGTCCTCCCGCTGCGCCATCCGCTCCACGTCGCCAAGGCCGCGGCGTCGGTCGACCGGCTGTCGGACGGACGGCTCGTCCTCGGCGTCGCCAGCGGCGACCGGCCGCCGGAGTACCCCGCCTTCGGCGTCGACGAGGACGACGCCGGCGAACTGTTCCGCGAGTCCGTCCGGACGCTGCGGACGGTCTGGGCCGAGGAGTATCCCGAACTCGACACGCCCTTCGGGACCCTCGACGGGTCGATGGATCTCCTGCCGAAGCCGACGACGGAGACGCTGCCGCTGCTGGTGACCGGCCACGCCGGGCAGTCGCCGGAGTGGATCGGCGAACACGGCGACGGCTGGGTGTACTACCAGCGGACCGCCGCGGACGTGGCCGAGCAGGTCGACGACTGGCGAGCGGTGGCGGGGGAGAAACCGTACGTGCAGGTGCTCCACGTCGCGCTCGCCGAAGATCCGACGGCGGGACCGGAACGAATCCACCAGGGGTACGCCGCCGGGACGGACTGGCTCCGCGAGCACGTGCGGGACCTGCGCGACGCGGGCGTCGACCACGTGATGGTGAACGTCCGCCAGACCGACCCCGACCGCGACGTGCGGGCCGTGCTCGACCAGTTCGCCGACGAGGTGCTGGACGCGCTCTGA